DNA from Thioalbus denitrificans:
ACCGGCGCCGGGCTGCTGCAGCGCAGCTTGTACCGGGGGGCCGGGCCGACTATGTCTTTTCTAAGCCCGCCGCGCGAGCGGCCCGTAGGCACGGGCGGCCGGGGGGCGGGATCCGGGACACCGGAAGGAGGCTGCCATGAAGACCTACCGCGCGAACGTGGTTATCCATCTCGACGAGAGCCTGGATCCCGCCCAGATCCACGACCTGGAGCGCAAGCTGAGCGGCGAGAACGGCGTCATCAGCGCCTGCGTCAGCGACCGCGCCACCCACCTGATGGTGGTGGATTTCGACTCCCAGGCCATCAGCTCCGACCAGTTGCTGGCCCGGGTGCAGCGCGAGGGGGTGCACGCGGAGCTGGTGGGGCTCTGAGCCCCGCCAACGCCCCCTTCAGGCGGCGCGATCCAGCCGCGGGGCCGGGCCCTTCGGGGGCGCGGCCGGCGGCAGGGGCCGCACCGGCGTGCCGTCGTGGATGGCCGCGCGGGCTTCGGCGGCGGCCAGCTGCTCGCCCATTCCCAGCTTCCGCCACAGGCCCACCCCCGCCGCCGGCACCAGGGCGATGGCGCTCCACTGCAGCCACGCCGGGCCGCCGCCGTTGACGGCGAAATGGATCACGTAGGTGAGGCCCACCAGGAGGGCGGCCATCAGGGCGATGATGACGAAATCGGGCACCTGGCCGGCATGGAGCCAGGCCGGTGAGCGGGGCGAGCGATAGGCGGCCAGCAGCAGAATGAAGGCGCAGACGGTGAACAGCAGGATGGCGGCGCCGATGAAGCCGGTCATGGGGGTTCTCCAGGGATAACGCCGGGCCCCGGCGCTTGCCGGGGTCCACACCGGGCCGCCTCCCGGGCGGGACGACGGCCCGGACCTAGCCGTCCCGGGGCGCGGCGGGGCCGCCCGGAAGGGGCGCTGCGGTGCGGAGGTTCGGAGGCGGCCGCCCCGCGGGGGCGGCTGTCGGCGGTGTGCGCCGACCTGTGGAGCGCCTGCGAGGCGCACTCCCGGAACCGCGGGCGGCTTCCACGAGCACGTCGCGTACGACGGTCGGATGGAATCTAGAACCGGCGCTCCCGTTCCGCAAGCGGGTGGCCGGCCGGTCGCAGAAGTTCACAGACTTCCGCACCGGCCCGGGCCTCAGCTCCCCTCCCCCAGCGCCTTGCTGGCGATCTCGTAGACGTCCTTCGACAGCTGCGGGGTGGCGAGGACGCGCTTCAGCTCGCCGGCCATCAGGGCGCGCCGGCCGGGCTCGTAGCGCCGCCACTGGGTGAGCGGGGTGAGCAGCCGGGCGGCCACCTGCGGGTTGAGGGGGTCGAGCTCCAGCACCCGGTCGGCCAGGAACAGGTAGCCGGCGCCGCTGGGATCGTGGAAGCGCACCGGGTTTCCGGAGGCGAAGGCGCCGATGAGCGCGCGCACCTTGTTGGGGTTGCGCAGGTTGAAGGCCGGATGGCGGGTGAGCCGCTTCACCTCCTCCAGCGTTCCCGGCAGGCTGGAGGTGGCCTGCAGGGCGAGCCACTTGTCCATGACCAGGGGGTCGTCCCGCCAGCGGCCGTGGAAGTGGGCCAGCGCCTCGATGCGCCCGGGGATGTCGACCTGGGCCAGCGCCGCCAGGGCCGCCATGGCGTCGGTCATGTTGTCCGCCTCCCGGTACTGGGTCATGCACAGGGCCTGGATCGTCTCGTCGTGGAGGGCCATCAGGTAGCCGAGGCAGACGTTCTTCAGCCGCCGCCGGCCGATGGCCTCGGGGCTCACCCGGTAGTCCGGGTCACGGTGGGCGTGGTAGCTCTCCAGCAGGATCGGCCGCAGCTCCTGGGCCAGGGCGTGGCGCAGGAACTCGCGGGCGTTGTGGATCGCCTCCGGATCGATGGCGTCGGACTGCTCGGCCAGGTAGGCCTCCGAGGGCAGCATCAGGGCCTGGGCCAGCAGCCGCCGGTCGGCGCCCGGGTCCTCCAGGAGCTTGCGGTAGGCGGCCAGGAGCCCTTCGTCCAGCCGCAGCGGGCGGCCGTCGCGGTAGTCAGCCATCAGCCGGGTGATCACCCGCTCGGCCAGCCGCTGGCCGGCATCCCAGCGGTTGAACTCGTCCGTGTCGTGGGCCATCAGGAAGGCCAGCTCGGCGTCGCTGTAGTCGTAGCGGAGCCTCACCGGGGCGGAGTAGCCGCGCAGCAGCGAGGGCACCGGCGTCGTGCCGATCGCCTCGAACACGAAGGCGTGCTCGGCCTCGGTGAGCTCCAGGACCCGGGTGCCGGCAACGGCTTCCGCCTCGCCGGCCAGCCGCAGCGGCAGGTCGACGCCGTCGGGACCCACCAGGCCGAGGGCGAAGGGAATGTGCAGGGGCAGCTTGTCGGGCTGGCCGGGGGTGGGCGGGGTGTGCTGGGTCACGGTCAGGGTATAGGTCCGGGCCCGGGGGTCGTGGTGGCCGGAGACGCCGAGCACCGGGGTGCCGGCCTGGCTGTACCAGCGCCGGAACCGGGACAGGTCGCGCCCCGTGGCCTCCTCCAGGGCCTGCACGAAGTCGTCGCAGGTGACCGCCTGGCCGTCGAAGCGCTCGAAGTAGCGGTCGGTGCCCCGGCGGAAGCCCTCGGGGCCCAGCAGGGTGTGGAGCATGCGCACCACCTCGGCGCCCTTCTCGTAGACGGTGAGGGTGTAGAAGTTGTTGATCTCCTGGTAGGCGTCGGGACGCACCGGGTGGGCCAGGGGGCCGCCGTCCTCGCGGAACTGGAAGGTGCGCAGCAGGTTCACGTCCTTGATGCGCTTGACCGCCCTGGAGGTCATGTCGGCGGTGAACTGCTGGTCGCGGAAGACGGTGAAGCCCTCCTTCAGGGAGAGCTGGAACCAGTCGCGGCAGGTGACCCGGTTGCCGGACCAGTTGTGGAAGTACTCGTGGGCGATGACCGCCTCGATGCCCTCGTAGTCCTCGTCGGTGGCCGTCTCCGGCTGGGCCAGCACGTACTTGGAGTTGAAGACGTTGAGGCCCTTGTTCTCCATCGCCCCCATGTTGAAGTCGTCCACCGCCACGATCATGTAGATGTCGAGATCGTACTCGCGCCCGAACACCCGCTCGTCCCAGGCCATGGCCTGCTTCAGCGAATGCATGGCGTGGCCGCACTTCTCGGCGTTGCGCGGCTCCACCCAGATCTCGAGCTTCACCTCGCGGCCGCCGGCGGTGGTGAAGGTGTCCTCCAGGGAGACCAGGTTTCCGGCCACGAGGGCGAACAGGTAGCAGGGCTTGGGGAACGGGTCCTCCCAGGTGACGAAGTGGCGCCCGTCCGGCAGCTCGCCGCGGGCCACCGGGTTGCCGTTGGAGAGCAGCACCGGGTAGCGGGCGGGATCGGCGCTGAGGGTGGTGCTGAAGCGGGCCATCACGTCG
Protein-coding regions in this window:
- the pepN gene encoding aminopeptidase N encodes the protein MREATPRTIRREDYTPPPYFVEHADLGFELGDPVTRVEARLTLRRNPALPPGPLVLDGQELGLKRVAVDGRELAPHEYTLTEDHLDLGILPERCTVETSVEIRPGENTSLEGLYLSSGNFCTQCEAEGFRKITFYPDRPDVMARFSTTLSADPARYPVLLSNGNPVARGELPDGRHFVTWEDPFPKPCYLFALVAGNLVSLEDTFTTAGGREVKLEIWVEPRNAEKCGHAMHSLKQAMAWDERVFGREYDLDIYMIVAVDDFNMGAMENKGLNVFNSKYVLAQPETATDEDYEGIEAVIAHEYFHNWSGNRVTCRDWFQLSLKEGFTVFRDQQFTADMTSRAVKRIKDVNLLRTFQFREDGGPLAHPVRPDAYQEINNFYTLTVYEKGAEVVRMLHTLLGPEGFRRGTDRYFERFDGQAVTCDDFVQALEEATGRDLSRFRRWYSQAGTPVLGVSGHHDPRARTYTLTVTQHTPPTPGQPDKLPLHIPFALGLVGPDGVDLPLRLAGEAEAVAGTRVLELTEAEHAFVFEAIGTTPVPSLLRGYSAPVRLRYDYSDAELAFLMAHDTDEFNRWDAGQRLAERVITRLMADYRDGRPLRLDEGLLAAYRKLLEDPGADRRLLAQALMLPSEAYLAEQSDAIDPEAIHNAREFLRHALAQELRPILLESYHAHRDPDYRVSPEAIGRRRLKNVCLGYLMALHDETIQALCMTQYREADNMTDAMAALAALAQVDIPGRIEALAHFHGRWRDDPLVMDKWLALQATSSLPGTLEEVKRLTRHPAFNLRNPNKVRALIGAFASGNPVRFHDPSGAGYLFLADRVLELDPLNPQVAARLLTPLTQWRRYEPGRRALMAGELKRVLATPQLSKDVYEIASKALGEGS
- a CDS encoding heavy-metal-associated domain-containing protein; the protein is MKTYRANVVIHLDESLDPAQIHDLERKLSGENGVISACVSDRATHLMVVDFDSQAISSDQLLARVQREGVHAELVGL